The following coding sequences are from one Ornithodoros turicata isolate Travis chromosome 1, ASM3712646v1, whole genome shotgun sequence window:
- the LOC135393867 gene encoding uncharacterized protein LOC135393867 has translation MHAYGAVVYACAQEPHSDVNLLVSKSRVAPLEELTLPRLELMGVLVAAKLVNYVRTALEDCAVECHYWTDSTIVLAWIRHHPSRWNPFVAHRVSEIRTLSDPDMWKHCVGEDNPADLITRGISAHRLVEEDLWWHGPKWLKDDPSEWPNANGFNDTDAELRKSSAGKQNELVLQVTSQSVEAIIDVQRFSSLDRLLRVTAYALRFTSNCRNLNQKLGGPLSTNELHEAKFYWVRVVQHEVYDLKKGKHNSQSVLFKDLPFFEDELRVIRLKGRLQHLEDSDRVKYPIILPAEHHFTTLLVQWAHERVFHGGVESTLAELREQFWVQRARQTVKKVLKKCALCARFRARRVAVPTAPLPGFRVAASEPCRTAGVDFAGPLYGRQSTKKYYIVLFTCALTTAVHLELTSSTTAEAFLMSLRRFVARRGVPTTIYSDNARSFKRADKELRALWNMTKDLQVNDYLTHQNITWRYILPGAPWWGGWWERLVRTVKTALHKVLGKTSLGFEELRTVMTEVEAVVNSRPLTYASCSPDDSNVLCRSHFLVGKRVIALPTQPATQYDDHNQSTRGQLTRKMLYREKLMQHFWRRWRRQYLLQLRSAHHFDSTSSKRLLPGGYYLVTVWDGYFVQGSIIATRAPISGLFRNEVEWRCPSAG, from the coding sequence ATGCATGCGTACGGAGCAGTCGTGTACGCTTGCGCGCAAGAGCCACATTCAGATGTTAATCTACTGGTGTCCAAGTCCAGGGTTGCCCCTCTGGAAGAACTCACACTTCCCAGGCTGGAGTTGATGGGAGTGCTCGTGGCTGCAAAGCTCGTCAACTATGTTCGAACAGCCTTAGAGGACTGCGCAGTTGAATGCCATTACTGGACGGATTCGACAATTGTGCTCGCTTGGATCCGTCACCACCCGTCCCGTTGGAATCCTTTCGTAGCCCATCGAGTTTCAGAAATACGCACATTAAGCGATCCTGATATGTGGAAGCATTGTGTCGGTGAAGACAATCCCGCAGATTTGATAACCAGAGGTATCTCGGCACATCGCTTGGTGGAGGAGGATCTTTGGTGGCACGGTCCAAAATGGCTGAAGGATGATCCTTCTGAGTGGCCAAATGCCAATGGTTTCAACGACACTGACGCCGAGTTGCGAAAATCTTCCGCAGGGAAACAAAACGAACTCGTTCTCCAAGTCACTTCGCAATCCGTCGAAGCTATTATAGATGTCCAGAGGTTTAGTTCGTTGGACCGGCTTTTGAGAGTGACCGCATACGCCCTCCGTTTTACGTCAAACTGCAGGAACCTAAATCAGAAGTTAGGGGGACCTCTTTCTACGAACGAGCTGCACGAAGCGAAGTTTTATTGGGTCCGCGTTGTACAGCATGAAGTCTACGACCTCAAGAAAGGGAAACACAATTCACAATCTGTTCTCTTCAAAGATCTGCCGTTTTTTGAAGACGAACTACGAGTCATTCGGTTAAAGGGACGGTTGCAACACCTAGAAGATAGCGACCGAGTGAAGTACCCCATTATATTACCTGCCGAGCATCATTTCACCACCTTGCTTGTACAGTGGGCTCATGAGCGAGTGTTTCACGGAGGAGTGGAGTCAACCTTGGCGGAACTACGAGAACAGTTTTGGGTACAACGGGCTCGTCAGACGGTCAAGAAAGTTCTCAAGAAGTGCGCCTTATGTGCCCGATTTAGGGCTCGGAGAGTAGCCGTACCAACGGCTCCGCTACCTGGCTTCCGCGTAGCGGCAAGTGAACCCTGCCGTACTGCTGGGGTTGACTTTGCGGGTCCTCTGTATGGAAGACAGAGCACCAAGAAGTACTACATCGTCCTCTTTACCTGCGCATTAACGACGGCTGTACACCTTGAGCTCACATCATCTACTACAGCTGAAGCATTTCTCATGAGCTTAAGGAGGTTCGTGGCCAGAAGAGGTGTACCGACGACTATCTATTCGGATAACGCCCGCAGCTTCAAGCGAGCGGACAAGGAGCTGCGGGCACTCTGGAACATGACAAAGGATCTTCAGGTGAATGACTACCTGACACATCAAAACATCACCTGGAGATACATCTTGCCCGGAGCCCCCTGGTGGGGGGGCTGGTGGGAAAGACTCGTCCGGACAGTGAAGACTGCTCTTCATAAAGTTCTGGGCAAAACGTCGCTCGGCTTTGAAGAACTGAGAACAGTAATGACCGAAGTTGAGGCGGTAGTCAACTCCAGGCCACTCACATACGCTAGCTGCAGTCCGGACGACTCAAACGTACTATGTCGATCTCACTTTCTCGTGGGCAAGAGAGTTATCGCCCTGCCGACGCAGCCAGCAACACAGTACGACGACCACAATCAATCAACGAGAGGTCAACTGACGCGAAAAATGCTCTACAGAGAAAAGTTGATGCAGCACTTTTGGAGACGCTGGAGACGCCAGTACCTCTTGCAGCTCCGGTCAGCACATCATTTTGATTCTACGTCCTCCAAGAGGCTACTACCTGGCGGCTACTACCTGGTAACGGTCTGGGATGGTTACTTTGTTCAGGGCTCTATAATCGCCACACGGGCGCCAATCTCCGGTCTTTTTCGGAACGAGGTGGAGTGGAGATGCCCAAGTGCTGGATGA
- the LOC135393875 gene encoding uncharacterized protein LOC135393875: protein MENTSSGDSSASRLSAVSMKLPPYWPGDPALWFAHIESQFATRGIVSQLTKFHYVVSALSPNEAAEVRDIIMTPPTSDPCDRLKEELIRRTTASEQRRLQQLITSEELGDRKPSQLLRRMQQLLGDRATSLDASIVRELFLQRLPSNVRLILTSSEGITLEALAQLADKIIDMSLPMSAPALSSISSEQSDLANLRADLEMLTDLVTTSLRNPRSRSPSPARTRNWTPQFRRRRSRSRPSDPNSNFCWYHATVGNRARKCTPPCSFAGNGPANN, encoded by the coding sequence ATGGAAAACACCAGTTCAGGTGACTCTTCTGCATCTCGTCTCAGCGCAGTTTCCATGAAGCTTCCCCCATACTGGCCCGGTGACCCTGCTCTGTGGTTTGCCCACATTGAGTCACAATTTGCAACCCGTGGAATCGTCAGCCAGCTCACCAAATTCCATTACGTCGTGTCAGCTTTGTCCCCCAATGAGGCCGCAGAAGTTCGCGACATTATTATGACCCCTCCCACGTCAGACCCGTGCGACAGACTCAAAGAGGAGCTTATCCGCAGGACAACAGCCTCTGAACAACGACGCCTTCAGCAACTGATTACTTCGGAAGAATTAGGCGATCGAAAACCGTCGCAGCTCCTTAGGCGCATGCAACAACTTCTGGGCGATCGTGCGACATCTCTCGATGCTTCCATCGTGCGCGAGCTTTTCTTGCAACGACTCCCATCCAACGTTCGATTGATACTGACCAGCTCTGAAGGCATTACCCTAGAAGCCTTGGCACAGTTGGCCGACAAAATTATAGACATGTCCTTGCCCATGTCAGCTCCGGCATTGTCATCTATATCCAGCGAGCAGTCCGATCTGGCAAACTTGCGTGCGGATCTCGAAATGCTCACCGATCTTGTCACAACCAGCCTTCGAAATCCCCGCTCCCGCAGCCCAAGTCCTGCACGCACACGCAATTGGACTCCGCAGTTCCGCCGCCGCCGCAGTCGTTCAAGGCCGTCCGATCCCAACAGCAACTTCTGCTGGTACCACGCTACCGTTGGCAACCGTGCTCGCAAGTGCACCCCACCATGTTCGTTTGCGGGAAACGGACCGGCCAACAACTGA